In Dama dama isolate Ldn47 chromosome 9, ASM3311817v1, whole genome shotgun sequence, the following proteins share a genomic window:
- the MIER2 gene encoding mesoderm induction early response protein 2 isoform X1 yields the protein MAEASSLERQSPGAASCLPHSLCPGEPSLQTTAVVSMGSADHQFHLAEILSQNYGVREEHEGAARGPEKPEEELEKDFVSQSSDMPLDELLALYGYETSDPISEHESEGSDAAAHLPDMTLDKDQIAKDLLSGEEEEETQSSADDLTPSVTSHEASDLFPSQSGSCFLADADKEPGSSSSSDAEEDPLPANKCKKEIMVGPQFQADLSNLHSNRHGEKIYENEDQLLWDPNILPEREVEEFLYRAVKRRWHEMAGSQLPEGEAVKDSEQALYELVKCNFNAEEALRRLWFNVKVIRDGLCAWSEEERRNFEHGFRVHGKNFHLIQANKVRTRSVGECVEYYYLWKKSERYDYFSQQTRLGRRKYGPSGNTDADQDLEGSDPDGPGRPRSSPPLPLPAAAHGPGPEHDRLARMHAEPLSMGSGMSGNLGEPGEGLDVPPSSEPGPRLFPPLDEPSALPLPRRPPALAEPAFFSPATAAPEPGASPRLAVDLTLPEELPLVSSHEDTDGEPEEAVGPPQVALSVAEFGLIGIGDVNPFLTSHPACPAPGLHSEPLSHCNVMTC from the exons ATGGCGGAG GCCTCCTCACTGGAGAGGCAGAGCCCTGGTGCGGCCTCCTGCCTGCCTCACAGTCTGTGCCCCGGGGAGCCCAGCTTGCAGACCACAGCAG TGGTGTCCATGGGCTCTGCAGACCATCAGTTCCACCTGGCGGAGATCCTGTCACAGAACTACGGCGTCCGGGAGGAGCACGAGGGTGCAGCGCGGGGCCCAGAGAAGCcggaggaggagctggagaaggaCTTCGTCTCCCAG AGCAGCGACATGCCCCTTGACGAGCTGCTGGCCTTGTATGGCTATGAGACCTCGGACCCCATCTCGGAGCATGAGAGTGAGGGCAGTGATGCTGCAGCCCACCTGCCCGACATGACCCTAGACAAG GACCAAATAGCGAAGGATTTGCTTTcaggggaagaagaggaagaaacacagTCCTCAGCCGATGACCTCACCCCATCTGTGACCTCCCACGAGGCCTCCGACCTTTTCCCTAGTCAGAGTGGAT CCTGCTTCCTGGCTGATGCGGACAAGGAGCCTGGCTCCTCCAGCTCATCAGATGCTGAGGAGGACCCGCTTCCTGCCAACAAGTGTAAGAAG GAAATCATGGTTGGGCCTCAGTTCCAAGCTGACCTCAGCAACTTGCACTCGAACCGGCATGGTGAGAAGA TCTACGAGAACGAAGACCAGCTGCTCTGGGACCCCAACATCCTTCCCGAGAGGGAAGTGGAGGAGTTCCTGTACCGGGCGGTGAAGCGGAGGTGGCACGAGATGGCTGGGTCTCAGCTTCCGGAGGGAGAGGCTGTGAAGGACAGCGAGCAG gcgCTGTACGAGCTGGTGAAGTGCAATTTCAATGCGGAGGAGGCCCTGCGGAGGCTGTGGTTCAACGTGAAGGTGATCCGAG acGGGTTGTGCGCCTGGAGTGAGGAGGAGCGCCGCAACTTCGAGCATGGCTTCCGCGTGCATGGCAAGAACTTCCACCTGATCCAGGCCAACAAG GTGCGCACGCGGTCAGTGGGCGAGTGTGTGGAGTACTATTACCTGTGGAAGAAGTCCGAGCGCTATGACTACTTCTCTCAGCAGACACGGCTAGGCCGCCGGAAGTACGGCCCATCAGGAAACAC GGATGCCGACCAGGACCTGGAGGGCAGTGACCCCGACGGCCCTGGCCGCCCCCGCTCCTCgccacccctgcccctgcctgccGCTGCCCACGGCCCGGGTCCTGAGCATGACCGCTTGGCCCGGATGCACGCGG AGCCCCTGAGCATGGGCAGCGGCATGTCCGGAAATCTTGGCGAGCCTGGGGAGGGCCTTGATGTACCCCCATCCTCGGAGCCAGGGCCTCGTTTGTTCCCGCCACTGGACGAGCCCTCAGCTTTGCCCTTGCCTCGGCGGCCCCCAGCCCTGGCTGAGCCGGCCTTCTTCTCGCCTGCCACGGCTGCTCCAGAGCCTGGTGCCAGCCCAAGGCTGGCCGTGGACTTGACCCTGCCTGAGGAGCTGCCACTCGTCTCCAGCCACGAGGACACTGATGGAGAGCCTGAGGAGGCCGTGGGCCCTCCGCAAGTGGCCTTGTCAGTGGCCGAGTTTGGACTCATCGGCATCGGGGACGTGAACCCCTTCCTGACCTCCCACCCGGCATGCCCGGCCCCCGGGCTGCACTCGGAGCCCCTGTCACA CTGTAACGTGATGACCTGTTGA
- the MIER2 gene encoding mesoderm induction early response protein 2 isoform X2, which translates to MAEASSLERQSPGAASCLPHSLCPGEPSLQTTAVVSMGSADHQFHLAEILSQNYGVREEHEGAARGPEKPEEELEKDFVSQSSDMPLDELLALYGYETSDPISEHESEGSDAAAHLPDMTLDKDQIAKDLLSGEEEEETQSSADDLTPSVTSHEASDLFPSQSGSCFLADADKEPGSSSSSDAEEDPLPANKCKKEIMVGPQFQADLSNLHSNRHGEKIYENEDQLLWDPNILPEREVEEFLYRAVKRRWHEMAGSQLPEGEAVKDSEQALYELVKCNFNAEEALRRLWFNVKVIRDGLCAWSEEERRNFEHGFRVHGKNFHLIQANKVRTRSVGECVEYYYLWKKSERYDYFSQQTRLGRRKYGPSGNTDADQDLEGSDPDGPGRPRSSPPLPLPAAAHGPGPEHDRLARMHAEPLSMGSGMSGNLGEPGEGLDVPPSSEPGPRLFPPLDEPSALPLPRRPPALAEPAFFSPATAAPEPGASPRLAVDLTLPEELPLVSSHEDTDGEPEEAVGPPQVALSVAEFGLIGIGDVNPFLTSHPACPAPGLHSEPLSQ; encoded by the exons ATGGCGGAG GCCTCCTCACTGGAGAGGCAGAGCCCTGGTGCGGCCTCCTGCCTGCCTCACAGTCTGTGCCCCGGGGAGCCCAGCTTGCAGACCACAGCAG TGGTGTCCATGGGCTCTGCAGACCATCAGTTCCACCTGGCGGAGATCCTGTCACAGAACTACGGCGTCCGGGAGGAGCACGAGGGTGCAGCGCGGGGCCCAGAGAAGCcggaggaggagctggagaaggaCTTCGTCTCCCAG AGCAGCGACATGCCCCTTGACGAGCTGCTGGCCTTGTATGGCTATGAGACCTCGGACCCCATCTCGGAGCATGAGAGTGAGGGCAGTGATGCTGCAGCCCACCTGCCCGACATGACCCTAGACAAG GACCAAATAGCGAAGGATTTGCTTTcaggggaagaagaggaagaaacacagTCCTCAGCCGATGACCTCACCCCATCTGTGACCTCCCACGAGGCCTCCGACCTTTTCCCTAGTCAGAGTGGAT CCTGCTTCCTGGCTGATGCGGACAAGGAGCCTGGCTCCTCCAGCTCATCAGATGCTGAGGAGGACCCGCTTCCTGCCAACAAGTGTAAGAAG GAAATCATGGTTGGGCCTCAGTTCCAAGCTGACCTCAGCAACTTGCACTCGAACCGGCATGGTGAGAAGA TCTACGAGAACGAAGACCAGCTGCTCTGGGACCCCAACATCCTTCCCGAGAGGGAAGTGGAGGAGTTCCTGTACCGGGCGGTGAAGCGGAGGTGGCACGAGATGGCTGGGTCTCAGCTTCCGGAGGGAGAGGCTGTGAAGGACAGCGAGCAG gcgCTGTACGAGCTGGTGAAGTGCAATTTCAATGCGGAGGAGGCCCTGCGGAGGCTGTGGTTCAACGTGAAGGTGATCCGAG acGGGTTGTGCGCCTGGAGTGAGGAGGAGCGCCGCAACTTCGAGCATGGCTTCCGCGTGCATGGCAAGAACTTCCACCTGATCCAGGCCAACAAG GTGCGCACGCGGTCAGTGGGCGAGTGTGTGGAGTACTATTACCTGTGGAAGAAGTCCGAGCGCTATGACTACTTCTCTCAGCAGACACGGCTAGGCCGCCGGAAGTACGGCCCATCAGGAAACAC GGATGCCGACCAGGACCTGGAGGGCAGTGACCCCGACGGCCCTGGCCGCCCCCGCTCCTCgccacccctgcccctgcctgccGCTGCCCACGGCCCGGGTCCTGAGCATGACCGCTTGGCCCGGATGCACGCGG AGCCCCTGAGCATGGGCAGCGGCATGTCCGGAAATCTTGGCGAGCCTGGGGAGGGCCTTGATGTACCCCCATCCTCGGAGCCAGGGCCTCGTTTGTTCCCGCCACTGGACGAGCCCTCAGCTTTGCCCTTGCCTCGGCGGCCCCCAGCCCTGGCTGAGCCGGCCTTCTTCTCGCCTGCCACGGCTGCTCCAGAGCCTGGTGCCAGCCCAAGGCTGGCCGTGGACTTGACCCTGCCTGAGGAGCTGCCACTCGTCTCCAGCCACGAGGACACTGATGGAGAGCCTGAGGAGGCCGTGGGCCCTCCGCAAGTGGCCTTGTCAGTGGCCGAGTTTGGACTCATCGGCATCGGGGACGTGAACCCCTTCCTGACCTCCCACCCGGCATGCCCGGCCCCCGGGCTGCACTCGGAGCCCCTGTCACA GTAA